From the Lolium rigidum isolate FL_2022 chromosome 2, APGP_CSIRO_Lrig_0.1, whole genome shotgun sequence genome, one window contains:
- the LOC124691003 gene encoding uncharacterized protein LOC124691003 translates to MVRPPPAISSGRGGQAGVQQFEGKQMHGGVGSGGLGANISSTLALPPPSHPLSASRRALARGRQRCLACCYSLYMIQIDLFNVVFLKVRCHGRRMRESMGANHVRCRTEAMPQWVCMTLIQCLRTIEHDQEEIQNVPSRVF, encoded by the exons ATggtccggccgccgccggccatctccAGCGGCAGAGGAGGCCAAGCAGGGGTGCAACAGTTTGAGGGGAAGCAGATGCATGGAGGCGTGGGCAGTGGAGGTCTTGGCGCCAATATCTCTTCCACGCTGGCTCTGCCTCCACCCTCGCATCCCCTATCCGCCTCCAGGCGCGCCTTGGCTCGCGGGAG gcagagatgttTAGCCTGCTGCTACTCACTCTATATGATACAAATCGATCTGTTTAATGTTGTTTTTCTGAAG GTCCGCTGTCATGGCCGCCGGATGCGAGAATCCATGGGGGCAAACCATGTTCGTTGTCGTACGGAAGCCATGCCACAATGGGTATGCATGACACTTATTCAATGTCTCAGGACCATCGAGCATGATCAAGAAGAAATACAGAATGTTCCGAGCAG AGTGTTCTAA
- the LOC124688897 gene encoding uncharacterized protein LOC124688897 isoform X1, whose amino-acid sequence MCDGIIFRSQFSDPWTRCLCSMCNLAGRTQLLYLATLKSMVHGQHMACLISSLHMDNIFKAKVLEDLQDSGSSTTEPKAQEAWQKLPYVLDGKNCYAQKFKKPGKNYQLHSIQHLLLIGVAWFRETIRSYPFFRMYPRKTSGVSEYYRHAILLHAY is encoded by the exons ATGTGCGATGGAATCATCTTCAGATCTCAG TTTTCAGATCCATGGACCAGATGCTTATGCTCAATGTGCAACTTGGCAGGGAGGACACAATTATTGTATCTGGCTACACTAAAATCCATG GTTCATGGACAACATATGGCGTGTCTGATCTCATCTCTGCATATGGACAATATCTTCAAGGCAAAGGTTTTGGAG GACCTTCAGGACAGCGGCAGCAGTACGACTGAACCAAAAGCTCAAGAAGCCTGGCAAAAATTGCCATATGTACTGGATGGCAAAAATTGCTATGCGCAAAAATTCAAGAAGCCTGGCAAGAATTACCAATTGCATTCTATCCAGCACCTGCTGCTTATTGGGGTTGCATGGTTCCGCGAAACCATCAGGAGCTACCCGTTTTTTAGGATGTACCCTAGGAAAACATCCGGAGTAAGTGAGTATTACCGTCATGCCATTCTTCTCCATGCTTATTGA
- the LOC124688897 gene encoding uncharacterized protein LOC124688897 isoform X2, whose translation MESSSDLRCLCSMCNLAGRTQLLYLATLKSMVHGQHMACLISSLHMDNIFKAKVLEDLQDSGSSTTEPKAQEAWQKLPYVLDGKNCYAQKFKKPGKNYQLHSIQHLLLIGVAWFRETIRSYPFFRMYPRKTSGVSEYYRHAILLHAY comes from the exons ATGGAATCATCTTCAGATCTCAG ATGCTTATGCTCAATGTGCAACTTGGCAGGGAGGACACAATTATTGTATCTGGCTACACTAAAATCCATG GTTCATGGACAACATATGGCGTGTCTGATCTCATCTCTGCATATGGACAATATCTTCAAGGCAAAGGTTTTGGAG GACCTTCAGGACAGCGGCAGCAGTACGACTGAACCAAAAGCTCAAGAAGCCTGGCAAAAATTGCCATATGTACTGGATGGCAAAAATTGCTATGCGCAAAAATTCAAGAAGCCTGGCAAGAATTACCAATTGCATTCTATCCAGCACCTGCTGCTTATTGGGGTTGCATGGTTCCGCGAAACCATCAGGAGCTACCCGTTTTTTAGGATGTACCCTAGGAAAACATCCGGAGTAAGTGAGTATTACCGTCATGCCATTCTTCTCCATGCTTATTGA